One segment of Haloplanus natans DSM 17983 DNA contains the following:
- a CDS encoding ABC transporter permease, with the protein MATSDRRLPAVGTLAMSGGAVRSLVGRVWPPVVVAAVVVVGWQWFVTATGVPEVILPGPGDVVAAGLAARGTLLVAAATTALTAVIGLLGGVVAGLVLAFAMVGSRTADAVLHPYLIALRIAPLIAIAPLVFLWIGDGVLARAALVTTMTVFPVAIASVDGLRAVPAEYTDLARSVRAPPARTFLRVRVPAAAPSVFAGVKLAATLAVVGTVVAEFLTLQSGLGYRLFDSAEFLRTSTTFAALFVLTLLGLVFYLVPAAVERRLDWG; encoded by the coding sequence ATGGCGACGAGTGACCGACGGCTCCCGGCGGTGGGAACGCTCGCGATGAGCGGCGGCGCCGTCCGGTCGCTCGTCGGCCGCGTCTGGCCCCCGGTCGTCGTCGCCGCCGTCGTCGTCGTCGGGTGGCAGTGGTTCGTGACGGCGACGGGCGTCCCCGAGGTGATCCTGCCCGGCCCCGGCGACGTGGTGGCGGCGGGACTGGCGGCGCGCGGGACGCTCCTCGTCGCCGCGGCGACGACGGCGCTGACCGCGGTGATCGGTCTCCTCGGCGGCGTCGTCGCCGGTCTCGTCCTCGCGTTCGCGATGGTCGGCTCCCGGACGGCCGACGCCGTCCTCCATCCCTACCTGATCGCGCTCCGTATCGCCCCCCTGATCGCCATCGCCCCGCTCGTCTTCCTCTGGATCGGCGACGGCGTCCTCGCGCGGGCGGCGCTCGTGACGACGATGACGGTCTTTCCCGTCGCCATCGCCTCGGTGGACGGCCTCCGCGCCGTCCCGGCGGAGTACACTGATCTCGCGCGCTCGGTGCGGGCGCCGCCCGCCCGGACTTTCCTCCGGGTTCGAGTGCCCGCGGCGGCGCCGAGTGTCTTCGCCGGCGTGAAACTCGCCGCGACCCTCGCGGTCGTCGGTACCGTCGTCGCGGAGTTTCTCACCCTGCAGTCGGGGCTCGGCTACCGTCTGTTCGACTCGGCGGAGTTCCTTCGGACGAGCACCACCTTCGCGGCGCTGTTCGTCCTCACGCTTCTCGGCCTCGTCTTCTATCTCGTCCCCGCGGCGGTGGAGCGACGGCTCGACTGGGGGTGA
- a CDS encoding ABC transporter permease produces MSVAERVPAPNVVLPVSGLVVAVAAWWALTVALAIPPYLLPSPVAVATRLLDSPGLYLANAVTTLRKILIGGTVGIVSGFTIALVVWAVPVLERALYPYLVALRVLPKIAVAPVFLIYFGVGFETAVVFVALIVFFPVVVGTAAGLDRTPESHLDLLRSVDADPVRTFFAVRLPHALPDVFAGVKQSVTLAVVGAVVAEWILSNDGLGSLVLVASENVQVDVMLAALTVLLGMGLLLYGGVSLCYRAVAWQ; encoded by the coding sequence ATGAGCGTCGCCGAACGGGTCCCCGCCCCTAACGTTGTCCTCCCCGTCTCGGGCCTGGTCGTCGCCGTCGCCGCCTGGTGGGCGCTCACCGTCGCCCTGGCTATCCCCCCGTATCTCCTCCCCTCGCCCGTCGCCGTCGCCACCCGCCTCCTCGACAGCCCCGGCCTCTATCTGGCAAACGCCGTCACGACGTTGCGCAAGATCCTGATCGGCGGCACCGTCGGTATCGTCTCCGGTTTCACCATCGCGCTCGTCGTCTGGGCGGTGCCAGTCCTCGAACGGGCGCTCTACCCCTACCTCGTCGCCCTGCGCGTCCTTCCGAAAATCGCCGTCGCGCCGGTGTTTCTCATCTACTTCGGCGTCGGCTTCGAGACGGCCGTCGTCTTCGTCGCCCTGATCGTCTTCTTCCCCGTCGTCGTCGGGACGGCGGCGGGCCTGGATCGCACGCCGGAGTCCCACCTCGACTTGCTCCGGTCGGTCGACGCCGACCCCGTTCGCACCTTCTTCGCTGTCCGGCTTCCCCACGCCCTCCCGGACGTGTTCGCGGGCGTGAAGCAGTCGGTGACCCTCGCCGTCGTCGGCGCCGTCGTCGCCGAGTGGATCCTCTCGAACGACGGCCTCGGCTCGCTCGTCCTCGTCGCCTCCGAGAACGTCCAGGTCGACGTGATGCTCGCGGCGCTGACCGTCCTCCTCGGTATGGGCCTTCTCCTCTACGGCGGGGTGTCGCTCTGTTATCGCGCCGTCGCGTGGCAGTGA
- a CDS encoding ABC transporter ATP-binding protein, with protein sequence MISVENLSVTYGDLRALDDVSIDIADGEFVTVVGPSGCGKTTLLRTIGGLESPTDGHVRVDGDPPEAAQSDARLGFVFQDHTLLPWKTALENVTFLRRMAGKEPDPEGARDLLATTGLDGFEDTRPAELSGGMKQRVAIARAIHLGADVLLMDEPFGELDEITRDEMSVEILRLWRENRKTVVFVTHSVPEAVFLGDRCLVVSGAGTADGSVAGNGTPGRIVGEFDIDLPRPRDESVFGSEAFGRQVARVRGSLHDDA encoded by the coding sequence ATGATCTCCGTCGAGAACCTGTCCGTTACTTACGGCGACCTCCGCGCCCTCGACGACGTGTCCATCGACATCGCCGACGGCGAGTTCGTCACCGTCGTCGGCCCCTCGGGCTGTGGCAAGACCACGCTGTTGCGTACCATCGGTGGGCTGGAGTCGCCGACGGACGGTCACGTCAGGGTCGACGGCGACCCCCCTGAAGCCGCCCAGTCGGACGCCCGCCTCGGCTTCGTCTTTCAGGATCACACCCTCCTCCCCTGGAAGACGGCCCTCGAGAACGTCACCTTCCTCCGCCGAATGGCGGGGAAAGAGCCCGACCCCGAGGGCGCCCGCGACCTGCTGGCGACGACCGGCCTCGACGGCTTCGAGGACACCCGTCCCGCCGAACTCTCCGGTGGCATGAAACAGCGCGTCGCCATCGCACGCGCCATCCACCTCGGCGCCGACGTGTTGCTCATGGACGAACCCTTCGGCGAACTCGACGAGATCACCCGCGACGAGATGAGCGTCGAGATTCTCCGCCTGTGGCGCGAGAACCGCAAGACTGTCGTCTTCGTCACCCACAGCGTGCCCGAAGCGGTCTTCCTGGGCGACCGCTGTCTCGTCGTCTCCGGCGCCGGCACGGCCGATGGGTCCGTCGCCGGCAACGGCACGCCGGGCCGGATCGTCGGCGAGTTCGACATCGATCTCCCCCGTCCCCGCGACGAGTCGGTGTTCGGTTCGGAGGCGTTCGGCCGACAGGTCGCGCGGGTGCGTGGGTCGCTCCACGACGACGCATGA
- a CDS encoding ABC transporter substrate-binding protein, translating into MRVREFPILGDEDAPTVEAFATGLDREAARVLAYLVGREESGRFSGEAASRLAVRVGVDLGRGRVSDVLGTLTDLGLVVETTVDSEAPGRPPKGWRADAGRDRTLTRVRALHSQSLLDQAATVASAFEDGLSLGGAGSDPRTRDAGRVAVGLNWEPNGLHAPLFAGTYADYGVDVTLTGRRGSSAALSAVADGDVDVGLTGAATFLRARDTVDVVPLALYYQRAIVTLYTTRSAFGGPLRSVEDVRGRRVAMPAGSETGALGRLFLAQAGVVDDVITVRANGEEREALLGGDADVATGVFTDPLELEAAGHDVDSVLLADHFPVPGPAFVVRRETLRERPEALRGFLEGAMAGWSVARADPDAAIDALAGHADADVVVADERRKLDGALDRFAGGDAVEKNGWGWHSPETWERLRVALEQAATLNP; encoded by the coding sequence GTGCGAGTTCGAGAGTTTCCCATCCTCGGCGACGAGGACGCGCCGACGGTCGAGGCGTTCGCCACGGGCCTCGACCGCGAGGCAGCACGCGTCCTCGCCTACCTCGTCGGCCGCGAGGAGTCCGGTCGCTTCTCCGGCGAGGCGGCGTCGCGTCTCGCCGTTCGCGTCGGCGTCGACCTGGGCCGTGGCCGTGTCTCCGACGTGTTGGGAACGCTCACGGATCTGGGTCTCGTCGTCGAGACGACCGTGGACAGCGAGGCCCCCGGCCGGCCGCCAAAGGGGTGGCGCGCCGACGCCGGCCGTGACCGGACCCTCACCCGCGTTCGCGCCCTCCACTCACAGTCGCTGCTCGATCAGGCGGCCACCGTCGCCTCCGCGTTCGAGGACGGTCTCTCCCTCGGCGGGGCGGGCTCCGATCCCCGAACCCGCGACGCCGGTCGTGTCGCAGTTGGCCTGAACTGGGAGCCGAACGGGCTCCACGCCCCGCTGTTTGCCGGTACCTACGCCGACTACGGCGTCGACGTGACCCTCACCGGCCGTCGCGGCTCCAGTGCCGCCCTCTCGGCTGTGGCCGACGGCGACGTCGACGTCGGTCTCACCGGCGCAGCGACGTTTCTCCGCGCGCGGGATACCGTCGATGTCGTCCCACTTGCCCTGTACTACCAGCGCGCGATAGTCACTCTCTATACGACCCGATCGGCCTTCGGTGGCCCACTCCGGAGCGTCGAGGACGTCCGTGGCCGCCGCGTCGCCATGCCGGCCGGCTCCGAAACCGGTGCGCTCGGCCGTCTCTTTCTCGCTCAGGCCGGCGTCGTCGACGACGTGATCACCGTCCGCGCGAACGGCGAGGAGCGCGAGGCGTTGCTCGGTGGCGACGCGGACGTGGCCACCGGCGTCTTCACCGACCCGCTCGAACTGGAGGCCGCCGGCCACGATGTCGACTCCGTGTTGCTCGCCGATCACTTCCCCGTCCCCGGCCCCGCGTTCGTCGTTCGTCGGGAGACGCTTCGCGAGCGCCCCGAGGCGCTTCGAGGCTTTCTCGAAGGGGCGATGGCCGGCTGGTCGGTGGCCCGGGCCGACCCGGATGCCGCGATCGACGCCCTCGCCGGCCACGCCGACGCCGATGTCGTCGTCGCCGACGAGCGCCGAAAGCTCGACGGTGCGCTCGACCGGTTCGCAGGCGGGGACGCCGTCGAGAAGAACGGCTGGGGGTGGCACTCGCCGGAGACGTGGGAACGGCTCCGTGTCGCCCTCGAACAGGCCGCGACTCTCAACCCATGA
- a CDS encoding plastocyanin/azurin family copper-binding protein: MVSKQSKEFLSRRKFAATFSGVVLAGLAGCSGGGGGGGDEATATATETPEPTATATATATATATPAAEADATITVGPGGSLQFDPANTAVSQGDTVEWVFDSGGHNVSGHPDAHPDVSLPEGAEPFASYDISGDDINHISLNEAGTTYRHTFETTGQYTYVCVPHAASGMIGQLTVR; encoded by the coding sequence ATGGTCTCAAAGCAGTCGAAAGAGTTCCTGTCGCGGCGGAAATTCGCAGCCACGTTCAGCGGCGTCGTGCTTGCCGGACTCGCGGGATGTTCGGGAGGCGGCGGCGGTGGCGGTGACGAGGCAACGGCGACGGCAACCGAGACACCGGAACCGACCGCGACGGCGACGGCGACGGCGACGGCGACGGCGACCCCCGCCGCGGAGGCCGACGCCACGATCACGGTCGGTCCCGGTGGCAGTCTCCAGTTCGACCCGGCGAACACGGCAGTCTCACAGGGGGATACGGTCGAGTGGGTGTTCGACTCCGGCGGTCACAACGTCTCGGGCCATCCCGACGCCCACCCCGATGTCTCGCTTCCCGAGGGTGCCGAGCCGTTCGCGAGCTACGACATCTCGGGTGACGACATCAACCACATCTCGCTCAACGAGGCCGGTACCACGTATCGACACACCTTCGAGACGACCGGACAGTACACCTACGTCTGTGTGCCCCACGCCGCCTCGGGTATGATCGGTCAGCTAACCGTTCGATAA
- a CDS encoding pyrroloquinoline quinone-dependent dehydrogenase has protein sequence MASIHQHDAAVEAAQKIEMVEVEDGYTLTNVPEQSITQQFDIEQIPQQDVTQQMREESAVEDPTSWLMYGGNYQQQRHTSADVITKDNVGDLELEYLVQTGVASSMEGVPIVVPGDPPVMYQTNGPNHAKAINARTGETLWSYTYANPQGLLLCCDANNRGFAVHGDKVYMTTLDSGIVALNRYTGEEEWYTSTGDHEIGYSATWAPNVHDGKVITGSAGGEYGVSGFVAALDPESGEEIWRTNTTPAEEWAGDSHEHGAGTVWMTPTIDPESGMIHAPVGNPGPDFDGTVRPGPNRYTIGTLTLSADDGSIQWHYGESPHDVWDYDSSAPKIRVNDMEMDGETRDVVISPGKTAWVYTMDANNGRLLERSQETTQHINMWKMVPHVDEDRRVAFVPGAQGGNDWQPPSYNPETGLVYLNQHNAPHEIFWEEAQYEAGQTYWGGGLNDWPDVTNPEGWNGNISAIVAVDPVTGERVWREWISGEETSDYLWGGSITTATGLTFLGTQKGNIVAYDGENGDRLWQFQLGAPICSSLSSWYDPGEGKQYVAVQVGGSGWLHGGRRGSTVAVFGLSEN, from the coding sequence ATGGCTAGCATTCACCAGCACGACGCAGCGGTAGAGGCGGCACAGAAGATCGAGATGGTGGAAGTCGAGGACGGGTACACGCTGACCAACGTCCCCGAGCAGTCCATCACCCAGCAGTTCGACATCGAGCAGATCCCCCAGCAGGACGTTACCCAGCAGATGCGGGAGGAGTCCGCGGTCGAGGACCCCACGTCCTGGCTGATGTACGGTGGGAACTACCAGCAGCAGCGTCACACCTCCGCCGACGTCATCACGAAGGACAACGTCGGGGACCTCGAACTCGAGTACCTGGTCCAGACCGGAGTCGCCTCCAGCATGGAGGGCGTGCCGATCGTCGTGCCCGGCGACCCGCCGGTCATGTACCAGACGAACGGGCCGAACCACGCGAAAGCGATCAACGCCCGCACCGGTGAGACGCTCTGGAGCTACACGTACGCGAACCCGCAGGGGCTGCTTCTCTGCTGTGACGCGAACAACCGCGGCTTCGCCGTTCACGGCGACAAGGTCTACATGACCACCCTCGACTCCGGGATCGTGGCGCTCAACCGCTACACCGGCGAAGAGGAGTGGTACACCTCGACCGGCGACCACGAGATCGGCTACTCCGCGACCTGGGCGCCCAACGTTCACGATGGCAAGGTCATCACCGGTTCCGCCGGTGGCGAGTACGGTGTCAGCGGGTTCGTCGCCGCCCTCGACCCCGAGAGTGGGGAAGAGATCTGGCGAACGAACACGACGCCCGCCGAGGAATGGGCGGGCGACTCCCACGAACACGGTGCCGGTACCGTGTGGATGACGCCGACGATCGACCCCGAAAGCGGCATGATCCACGCCCCGGTCGGCAACCCCGGTCCGGACTTCGACGGTACGGTCCGTCCGGGTCCGAACCGCTACACCATCGGGACGCTGACCCTCAGCGCCGACGACGGCTCCATCCAGTGGCACTACGGCGAGTCGCCCCACGACGTGTGGGACTACGACTCCTCGGCGCCCAAGATCCGTGTCAACGACATGGAGATGGACGGCGAGACGCGAGACGTCGTCATCAGCCCCGGCAAGACGGCCTGGGTCTACACGATGGACGCCAACAACGGGCGTCTGCTCGAGCGGTCCCAGGAGACGACCCAGCACATCAACATGTGGAAGATGGTCCCGCACGTCGACGAGGACCGTCGCGTGGCCTTCGTGCCCGGTGCGCAGGGTGGGAACGACTGGCAGCCGCCGTCGTACAACCCCGAGACTGGCCTGGTCTATCTCAACCAGCACAACGCACCACACGAGATTTTCTGGGAAGAGGCGCAGTACGAGGCCGGCCAGACCTACTGGGGCGGCGGCCTGAACGACTGGCCCGACGTCACCAATCCGGAAGGCTGGAACGGCAACATCAGCGCCATCGTGGCCGTCGATCCGGTCACCGGCGAACGTGTCTGGCGCGAGTGGATCTCCGGCGAGGAGACCAGCGACTACCTCTGGGGCGGGTCGATCACGACCGCGACCGGACTCACCTTCCTGGGGACCCAGAAGGGTAACATCGTCGCCTACGACGGCGAGAACGGTGACCGACTCTGGCAGTTCCAGCTCGGTGCGCCGATCTGCTCGTCGCTCTCTAGCTGGTACGACCCCGGCGAGGGCAAGCAGTACGTCGCCGTGCAGGTCGGCGGCTCCGGCTGGCTCCACGGAGGTCGCCGTGGCTCCACCGTCGCCGTCTTCGGCCTCAGCGAGAACTAA
- a CDS encoding PGF-CTERM sorting domain-containing protein, with product MATRRTFLIGAAAATTGLAGAVGSASAQAQTFELELTEQGFVGRSPSGISGTTNPTLEMEAGNEYTISATFSYYPETEGLPARHNLALRTESGTPFRSNYVFPQDNDPESPSTSQSISTTVEATSNMTAYLCEEHMGEGGDISVSGGATATPEPTPTESDMDGGATATPTESGGGDGGGETSGGGPGFGVGAAVTALGAATYGALRKRDSDE from the coding sequence ATGGCGACGCGAAGAACATTCCTGATCGGTGCTGCGGCAGCGACGACCGGACTGGCTGGCGCCGTGGGATCGGCGTCCGCACAGGCCCAGACCTTCGAACTCGAACTGACGGAGCAAGGCTTCGTCGGGCGTTCACCCTCCGGCATCTCCGGGACGACGAACCCGACCCTGGAGATGGAGGCAGGCAACGAGTACACCATCAGCGCCACCTTCAGCTACTACCCCGAGACGGAGGGGCTGCCGGCACGGCACAACCTCGCCCTGCGGACGGAGAGCGGGACACCCTTCCGGAGCAACTACGTCTTCCCACAGGACAACGATCCGGAGAGCCCGTCGACATCCCAGAGTATCTCGACCACTGTCGAGGCGACATCCAACATGACGGCGTACCTCTGTGAGGAACACATGGGCGAAGGCGGTGACATCTCCGTCTCCGGCGGCGCGACGGCGACACCGGAGCCGACGCCGACCGAGAGCGACATGGACGGCGGCGCCACGGCGACGCCGACCGAGAGCGGCGGCGGCGACGGCGGTGGAGAGACTTCGGGCGGCGGCCCCGGCTTCGGTGTCGGTGCGGCCGTGACGGCCCTCGGTGCAGCGACCTACGGCGCCCTCCGCAAGCGCGACAGCGACGAGTAA
- the fdhF gene encoding formate dehydrogenase subunit alpha → MSSESSGESDGPTKTICPYCGVGCGIQISQDEDGEVTFRPWADAPVNEGSICIKGGAATQSVNHDERLTDPLIRGDDGELHEATWEEAYDRIIDEMEGIRDEYSAQAMGFYGCSKAMNEENYLIQKLARRYGTNSVDTCTRMCHASTVYALKNSLGEGAMTNSMEDLEDAADVFWIQGANPGEQHPIANSQYFRQAVLEGATVIQVDPHANKTTQSFEVTETDRHMHLQLEPGTDIPLLNVVIKTVLENDWVDEEFVAERTEGFEHLEETLEDFDKEAAAEECGVPLEDIELAAEKYAKANNAAIFTGMGMSQHTCGVDNVQNEINLALITGNLGRPGTGVNPLRGQNNVQGASDVGAMPNVLPGYRDVSDPEVRADVEEVWNFEIPSEPGLTNVEVSHEIGDTIHGLYIMGENPVMSEPDTNQVEKRMEELDFMVVQDVFPTETAEYADVVLPATSWAERDGTVVNTDRRTQRMRGVEKVYPNTKDDLEILCDVGNRLFGDGSFDFEGPEDVFEELRQVAPIFHGMTYDVLGEEGVHWPCYEPGDEGDPYLYEDGFTTESGRGQIEGVRHQPPKEVPDEEYPLILTTGRIIEHYNTGTMSRRSATLTRVEPENFVDVHPNDAETYGIEDGDYVMLKSRRGEIRVKAQVTEDIKEGTVWTTPHFADSAGNRLTNDVLDERAKIPEYKAAAAKIEVAVDTDAADADAPADD, encoded by the coding sequence ATGTCATCCGAATCCAGCGGCGAATCCGACGGGCCGACCAAAACCATCTGCCCGTACTGTGGAGTCGGGTGCGGCATCCAGATTTCACAGGACGAGGACGGTGAGGTAACCTTCCGACCGTGGGCGGACGCGCCGGTCAACGAGGGGAGCATCTGTATCAAGGGCGGCGCGGCGACGCAGTCGGTCAACCACGACGAGCGGTTGACCGACCCGCTGATCCGCGGCGACGACGGCGAACTCCACGAGGCGACGTGGGAGGAGGCCTACGACCGGATCATCGACGAGATGGAGGGTATCCGCGACGAGTACAGCGCGCAGGCGATGGGCTTCTATGGCTGTTCGAAGGCCATGAACGAAGAGAACTACCTCATCCAGAAGCTCGCCCGGCGCTACGGTACCAACAGCGTCGACACCTGCACGCGGATGTGCCACGCCTCGACGGTGTACGCGCTCAAGAACAGCCTCGGCGAGGGCGCCATGACCAACAGCATGGAGGACTTGGAGGATGCCGCCGACGTGTTCTGGATTCAGGGCGCCAACCCCGGCGAACAACACCCCATCGCCAACAGCCAGTACTTCCGGCAGGCCGTCCTCGAGGGGGCGACCGTCATCCAGGTCGATCCCCACGCCAACAAGACGACGCAGTCGTTCGAAGTCACCGAGACCGACCGCCACATGCATCTCCAGCTCGAACCGGGCACCGACATCCCGCTTCTCAACGTCGTCATCAAGACGGTTCTGGAGAACGACTGGGTCGACGAGGAGTTCGTCGCGGAGCGCACCGAGGGCTTCGAGCACCTCGAAGAGACCTTGGAGGACTTCGACAAGGAGGCGGCCGCCGAGGAGTGTGGCGTCCCCCTCGAAGACATCGAACTCGCCGCCGAGAAGTACGCCAAGGCGAACAACGCTGCCATCTTCACCGGCATGGGGATGAGCCAGCACACCTGCGGCGTCGACAACGTGCAAAACGAGATCAACCTCGCCTTGATCACGGGGAACCTCGGCCGTCCCGGCACGGGCGTCAACCCGCTTCGCGGCCAGAACAACGTTCAGGGTGCCTCCGACGTGGGCGCGATGCCGAACGTCCTCCCCGGCTACCGTGACGTGTCCGACCCCGAGGTCCGCGCGGACGTCGAGGAGGTCTGGAACTTCGAGATTCCGTCCGAACCCGGTCTGACGAACGTCGAAGTGTCCCACGAGATCGGTGACACCATCCACGGCCTCTACATCATGGGCGAGAACCCCGTGATGAGCGAACCCGACACCAACCAAGTCGAAAAACGGATGGAGGAGTTGGACTTCATGGTGGTTCAGGACGTCTTCCCGACCGAAACCGCCGAGTACGCCGACGTGGTCCTGCCCGCCACCTCGTGGGCCGAACGCGACGGCACCGTCGTCAACACCGACCGCCGCACCCAGCGGATGCGCGGCGTCGAGAAGGTGTATCCGAACACGAAAGACGACCTCGAGATCCTCTGTGACGTGGGCAACCGCCTGTTCGGCGACGGCAGCTTCGACTTCGAGGGCCCCGAGGACGTGTTCGAGGAACTCCGCCAGGTCGCGCCCATCTTCCACGGCATGACCTACGATGTCCTCGGCGAGGAGGGCGTTCACTGGCCCTGCTACGAACCCGGCGACGAGGGTGACCCGTACCTCTACGAGGACGGATTCACCACCGAGAGTGGCCGCGGACAGATCGAGGGCGTTCGTCACCAGCCGCCCAAGGAGGTGCCCGACGAGGAGTACCCGCTCATTCTCACCACGGGTCGGATCATCGAACATTACAACACGGGGACGATGAGCCGTCGGTCCGCGACGCTCACCCGCGTCGAACCCGAGAACTTCGTCGACGTCCACCCGAACGACGCCGAGACGTACGGGATCGAGGACGGCGACTACGTGATGCTCAAATCCCGTCGCGGCGAGATCAGGGTGAAAGCGCAGGTCACCGAGGACATCAAGGAGGGAACGGTGTGGACGACGCCGCATTTCGCCGACTCGGCGGGGAACCGTCTCACCAACGACGTGCTCGACGAGCGTGCGAAGATTCCGGAGTACAAGGCCGCCGCGGCCAAAATCGAGGTCGCCGTCGATACGGACGCCGCCGACGCGGACGCGCCCGCCGACGACTAG
- a CDS encoding ABC transporter substrate-binding protein, with protein MTETVTFQLNWEPNGFQAPYFLAREAGFYADEGLKVEFVEGHGSPFAAEQTAKGRSDLGLSGGSAVLSVRSQGLDPLAVAAVSQKTPATVYTLRDAFSEPFTEPEQLRGRVVGPSATKTRILTLQLLEDRGIRDEVEVNDVQKHTHHRVEHQLLDGDVDAAVGVVTNGKELEREYDRVADELLIGNYLDVYGMTVVTNPEFAADNSETIRSFLRATARGWELATNEPDRAIDALIARNAQLEHNREVERMKFLASAEDLQFTEFVREAGWGHFDGGRWENLAEMLAETDLLESPVDPDDAWTNEYVDDAEPVIANYADRIGR; from the coding sequence ATGACGGAAACCGTCACCTTTCAGTTGAACTGGGAACCGAACGGCTTCCAGGCACCGTACTTCCTCGCACGCGAGGCGGGCTTCTACGCCGACGAGGGCTTGAAGGTCGAGTTCGTCGAGGGCCACGGCTCGCCCTTCGCCGCCGAACAGACCGCGAAAGGTCGGAGCGACCTCGGCCTCTCCGGTGGGAGCGCCGTCCTCTCGGTGCGGAGCCAGGGACTCGACCCGTTGGCCGTCGCCGCGGTCAGCCAGAAGACGCCTGCGACGGTCTACACCCTCCGTGACGCCTTCAGCGAACCGTTCACCGAGCCCGAACAGCTTCGCGGACGCGTCGTCGGGCCGTCGGCGACCAAGACCCGTATCCTCACCCTGCAACTGCTGGAGGATCGAGGTATCCGCGACGAGGTCGAGGTCAACGACGTGCAGAAACACACCCACCATCGCGTCGAACACCAGTTGCTCGACGGCGACGTCGACGCCGCGGTGGGCGTCGTCACGAACGGGAAGGAGCTCGAACGCGAGTACGACCGGGTGGCCGACGAACTCCTCATCGGGAACTACCTCGACGTCTACGGGATGACGGTCGTCACCAACCCCGAGTTCGCGGCCGACAACTCCGAGACGATCCGATCGTTCCTGCGGGCGACCGCTCGCGGATGGGAGCTGGCAACGAACGAGCCCGACCGCGCCATCGACGCGCTGATCGCCCGCAACGCCCAACTCGAACACAACCGCGAGGTGGAGCGGATGAAGTTCCTCGCCTCGGCGGAGGACCTCCAGTTCACCGAGTTCGTCCGCGAGGCGGGGTGGGGTCACTTCGACGGCGGGCGCTGGGAGAACCTGGCCGAGATGCTCGCCGAGACGGACCTGTTGGAGTCGCCGGTCGACCCCGACGACGCGTGGACGAACGAGTACGTCGACGACGCCGAACCGGTGATCGCGAACTACGCCGATCGGATCGGCCGCTAG
- a CDS encoding ABC transporter substrate-binding protein — MSRDHVDTQQAALDGYHDDPGDLPTMRARFEHNGSPRYLLYTIKRFGFDRDHGFHLDVQLVSDALEDGIETVEAQLQEGHADLIDIDYISIARERAEGADIVAFHPYGRTVGGLVAPEDSDIDGLTDLSGKRIGVVRRLDKNWILTRAACREYHDFDPDETATPVEAGSKVELTRMIREGDVDAGFQFWQIIPEITETGPYENVLPVAELVQRLSETDNKLPIAAFLTSGEYLDEQTETVRAFADAYRDAVDKLVEDDDIWTEISEKLMTYDDPDVTCAVRDGWREMVVRDWDAESVDGMYRLFDHLKAVAGAEALGVDEIPDGTFEVDP, encoded by the coding sequence ATGAGTCGGGACCACGTCGACACACAGCAGGCCGCCCTCGACGGGTATCACGACGACCCGGGCGACCTGCCGACCATGCGCGCCCGGTTCGAACACAACGGAAGCCCCCGGTACCTGCTCTACACCATCAAGCGCTTCGGCTTCGACCGGGACCACGGCTTCCATCTCGACGTACAACTCGTCTCCGACGCCCTGGAGGACGGCATCGAGACGGTCGAAGCCCAGTTGCAGGAGGGTCACGCCGACCTGATCGACATCGACTACATCTCCATCGCCCGCGAACGCGCCGAGGGGGCGGACATCGTCGCCTTCCACCCGTACGGCCGGACCGTGGGCGGCCTCGTCGCCCCCGAGGATTCGGACATCGACGGCCTGACCGACCTGTCGGGCAAGCGCATCGGCGTCGTCCGTCGACTCGACAAGAACTGGATTCTGACGCGGGCGGCCTGCCGGGAGTATCACGACTTCGACCCGGACGAGACGGCGACGCCGGTCGAAGCCGGGTCGAAGGTCGAACTCACGCGCATGATTCGCGAGGGCGACGTCGATGCCGGCTTCCAGTTCTGGCAGATCATCCCCGAGATTACGGAGACGGGCCCCTACGAGAACGTCCTGCCCGTCGCCGAGTTGGTCCAGCGCCTCTCCGAGACGGACAACAAACTCCCAATCGCCGCCTTCCTCACGAGCGGGGAGTATCTGGACGAGCAGACCGAGACGGTGCGGGCGTTCGCGGACGCGTACCGCGACGCGGTCGACAAACTCGTCGAAGACGACGACATCTGGACGGAGATCAGCGAGAAGCTGATGACCTACGACGACCCCGACGTAACGTGTGCGGTGCGTGACGGCTGGCGGGAGATGGTCGTCCGCGACTGGGACGCCGAGAGCGTCGACGGGATGTACCGACTGTTCGATCATCTCAAAGCCGTCGCCGGCGCCGAGGCGCTCGGCGTCGACGAGATCCCCGACGGGACCTTCGAGGTCGATCCATGA